The window AAGGATTTTGGCGATTACTCGGAGAACATCATTCCAACATCAAACAATTTCATCTCGATAAGTTGAGCAACATTCAAGTTACGGAAAAGAAGTTCAAGAAAATTCCGTTGAATGAGTTGGAAGCATTGTTTCGTTTTTCGTGGCGAAGTTGGATTGGAAAAGAAAAATTTACCGTGAAATTGCAAATCTCAAAATGGTGGGAGAAAATTTTGAAACCGCGCCAATTGATGGAAACACAACTCATCTCCGAAAACAAAGACGGCTCAATCGTTTTAGAAATTACCGTGAACTCCCTTGAAGAAATTGCAAGTTGGATTGTAAGCAGGGGCGAAGGAGTGAAAGTTCTCGAACCGAGAGAATTGAAAGAGCGTGTAATAAATTTGGCGGAAGAAACGCTGAACAACTATTAACGCGCCAAAAGATTTTTTTTCTGAAACACAAACTGAAATTACGTAAAGGTACATCGAAATTTTCCTTTGAATTGGGTTTTAAACGAGATTCCGATTTATCGGAATTATATAAAGCAGTGTTTTTGCGTTATCGAGGTAACAAAGCGTTTGTTTGGAGTAAATAAATTTTTTTTCGCTCAAAGAGTCGAGATTATTTTGAAAAGAAAAATTTATTTTTCGTTAGTTGGTTTGTTCGTTCCCTCGTTTTTTAAAGATCTAACGATGTACATTTTTTCTCGCTGCATTTCCTAAAACAAGCACCGCATCCCACAAAGGAGAAAACGGCGGA of the Ignavibacteria bacterium genome contains:
- a CDS encoding WYL domain-containing protein, which encodes GFWRLLGEHHSNIKQFHLDKLSNIQVTEKKFKKIPLNELEALFRFSWRSWIGKEKFTVKLQISKWWEKILKPRQLMETQLISENKDGSIVLEITVNSLEEIASWIVSRGEGVKVLEPRELKERVINLAEETLNNY